The genomic region CTGCGACCCCACAATACGTTCACATCCGGCGGCGCGGCCGCCATATCCAGAATGGGGAGGAAGAATGACTGCACCGCGTAACTGCCGCCGCAAGAAGGCGTACGTCACACCGCGAGTCGTCGACTTCGGGGCCATCGACGCCATGACCGGCGATTGCTTCGGGCTCTGCCTCGACGGCATGAACGGCGGGTTGTTCTGGGGACCCTGATTCCATTCCTCCGGACCCGGTCGTCGGGCGGACGGTCGACGCGCCGCCCGCCCGACGATTCGGCTCGAGCGTTGCGGGGAGCAGGCGATGATGACGGCTTTCGACGGTTCGCGAACGGGTCTCTCGATGCAGGCGTTCCTGATCTTCGTGCTTCTGGACGTCGGATTTCTCGTCCTCGGCTTTCCCCGGATGTACCGGTTCACGAGATGGTGGAGTGGAGCGGCGCGCGCGACGGTAGCGACGGCGCCCGAGCGTCACGTGGAACGGACCATGGCGGCCGTGCGAACCGCCACGCGCTACTACTGGCGGCGCCGGCTGGATTGCCTGCCCAGGGCCTTGACCATCTACGTGCTCCTGCGGCGCCGGGGCGTCCCCGCGACGCTGCATATCGGGGTGAAGCGCTATCCGTTCGGCGCCCACGCCTGGGTCGAATGCCTCGGCGACGTGCTGGACGAATCGCTCGACGATTGGCGGCACGAGCCCTACGCGTCGATCATTTCGACCTGAATCTGTCGGGCAGCGACAAGAGGACAAACGGATGCAGGCTATCGGCGGCGTATGCCGTCTCGATGGGGGGCCGGTCGATCGCGCGATGGTCGGGCGGATGAACGACGCGGCGCAGCTCCTGCTGCCCTGTC from Acidobacteriota bacterium harbors:
- a CDS encoding lasso peptide biosynthesis B2 protein — protein: MMTAFDGSRTGLSMQAFLIFVLLDVGFLVLGFPRMYRFTRWWSGAARATVATAPERHVERTMAAVRTATRYYWRRRLDCLPRALTIYVLLRRRGVPATLHIGVKRYPFGAHAWVECLGDVLDESLDDWRHEPYASIIST